One genomic region from Thermoleptolyngbya sichuanensis A183 encodes:
- the deoC gene encoding deoxyribose-phosphate aldolase encodes MPGSHSDIDLAAFIDQALLSPVATSEQVAECCEAADRFKFAAVCVFPAHVRQAVSLLHHKSPQVCTVIGFPTGASTSATKLYEAQEAVENGATELDVVINLGWLREGKTDALHRELAEICEATGQTVKAILELGLLTPTEKRLAAEICMDAGAAYLKTSTGWNGGATVADVRLLKEIVRDRIGIKASGGIRTAQQALDLIRAGATRIGTSRGPELVQQFDTLDRGASGGSDER; translated from the coding sequence ATGCCAGGTTCTCACTCCGATATCGACCTCGCCGCGTTTATTGATCAGGCGCTGCTCAGCCCAGTGGCCACGTCTGAGCAAGTGGCCGAGTGTTGCGAAGCCGCTGACCGCTTCAAGTTTGCAGCAGTGTGCGTGTTTCCGGCGCATGTCCGGCAGGCGGTGTCTCTGCTGCACCACAAATCGCCCCAAGTCTGCACCGTGATTGGCTTTCCGACGGGTGCGTCTACCTCTGCGACCAAGCTTTATGAAGCTCAAGAAGCCGTCGAAAATGGCGCAACTGAACTGGATGTGGTAATCAACCTGGGCTGGCTGCGGGAAGGCAAAACCGACGCGCTGCACCGAGAACTGGCGGAAATTTGCGAGGCAACGGGGCAAACGGTCAAGGCAATTCTGGAATTGGGCCTGCTAACTCCGACAGAAAAGCGGCTGGCGGCAGAGATTTGTATGGATGCGGGAGCCGCCTATTTGAAAACCAGCACGGGCTGGAATGGGGGGGCAACGGTTGCCGATGTGCGCCTGCTGAAGGAGATCGTGCGCGATCGCATTGGCATCAAAGCCTCCGGCGGCATCCGCACGGCCCAGCAGGCCCTTGACCTGATCCGGGCAGGAGCCACCCGCATCGGCACCTCTCGCGGCCCAGAGTTGGTTCAGCAGTTTGATACCCTGGATCGAGGCGCTTCGGGAGGGAGCGACGAAAGGTGA
- the recO gene encoding DNA repair protein RecO gives MSGTYKTVGINLKGMPMGESDRLLTVLTREHGLIRLVAPGSRKHESSLRGRSGLFVVNQLLIAKGRTLDKIIQAEGIEAFTGLSQDLRKLTAGQYLAELALCQALSNQPQDELFTQLSESLRRIEQLPASVTLLCLVQATYQLLTLAGVAPQVHTCCVTQQPIVPPDGVSPEGRGDSEVEGWRAGFHAAAGGVVSWEVLSRLEPGEILSENPSENPQDSQNPHNPALASTAAVLENRESLNAAVRPKPKPIKKVKASGDSMTPAAKGRATLAEPEGRYAIARSLPKSTAGSRLGTPISSAELAALQRLSDPELLSMWMQANWMQTNGLPAPASLSAYKTPEEVWLRVERLLRHYAQYHFDRPIQSAALIETCFAAVSPSSCLPTQDATD, from the coding sequence ATGAGCGGCACTTACAAAACCGTTGGAATCAACCTCAAAGGAATGCCGATGGGCGAGAGCGATCGCCTCCTGACCGTGCTGACTCGCGAACACGGGCTGATTCGGTTGGTGGCTCCCGGATCGCGTAAACACGAGTCCAGCCTGCGGGGACGCAGCGGCCTGTTTGTGGTAAACCAACTGCTGATTGCCAAGGGACGGACGCTAGACAAGATTATTCAGGCAGAAGGGATCGAGGCTTTCACGGGGCTGAGCCAGGATTTGCGAAAGCTCACCGCTGGGCAATATCTGGCAGAATTGGCACTTTGTCAGGCACTCAGCAACCAGCCGCAGGATGAACTGTTTACCCAGCTCAGTGAGTCCCTGCGCCGCATCGAGCAGTTGCCTGCTAGCGTCACCCTGCTTTGTTTGGTGCAAGCGACCTACCAGTTGCTAACACTAGCGGGCGTTGCGCCGCAGGTTCATACTTGTTGCGTGACTCAGCAGCCGATTGTGCCACCCGATGGGGTGAGTCCTGAGGGAAGGGGTGACTCAGAGGTTGAGGGATGGCGGGCAGGATTTCACGCAGCGGCCGGCGGGGTCGTGTCCTGGGAGGTGCTGTCCCGCCTAGAGCCTGGGGAGATTCTCTCTGAAAATCCATCTGAAAATCCGCAGGATTCGCAAAATCCGCATAACCCTGCCCTAGCATCGACGGCCGCTGTGCTTGAGAATAGAGAGAGCCTGAATGCTGCTGTTCGCCCCAAGCCAAAGCCTATTAAAAAGGTCAAAGCATCCGGCGATTCTATGACTCCCGCAGCAAAAGGCCGCGCTACGCTGGCAGAACCGGAAGGACGATATGCGATCGCCCGCTCCCTGCCCAAATCCACTGCTGGATCTCGCCTGGGTACGCCCATCTCGTCCGCTGAGCTTGCGGCTTTGCAGCGCCTGAGTGATCCGGAGTTGCTTTCCATGTGGATGCAGGCAAACTGGATGCAGACAAACGGGTTGCCAGCGCCCGCTTCCCTGTCGGCTTATAAGACCCCAGAGGAAGTCTGGCTGCGGGTGGAGCGGCTGCTGCGCCACTATGCCCAGTACCATTTTGACCGCCCGATTCAGTCAGCCGCCCTGATCGAAACCTGCTTTGCGGCTGTTTCGCCCTCGTCCTGTTTACCTACGCAAGATGCAACGGATTGA
- a CDS encoding MFS transporter — protein sequence MIASDQAGDRPQPLTTAERHSPNSYRGQVGQWESSTPDDPSPLQNTAKNGKLPENGQSSQNGKAADTPDFALPEPSAASLLETSPEPSGHQADEPAKPGAVTIHAGKSIGDDSQDSDTPESERGFLPVLRNRNFLALWSGQVFSQLADKVYLVLMIMLITSRFQSAGQTVSGWVSSVMVAFTIPAVLFGSVAGVFVDHWSKKAVLVATNLLRGGLVLVLPPLLWISQGWSPLAGIPVGFLALLSVTFLVSTLTQFFAPAEQAAIPMLVERKHLLSANSLYTTTMMASVIVGFAVGEPLLALADGAIAHVASQFGLTLNIGKELIVGLSYALAGLLLLLIQPHETIDQSKDDLPPVWENIRDGLRYLKQQRRVRAALIQLIVLFSIFAALAVLAVRLAEVMPAIKSSQFGFLLAAGGVGMALGAVTLGHSGMRLRRHRLSLYGALGMGAALAALSFFTQQLVPTLLLLVLFGACAAIVAIPLQTVIQEETPEEMRGKVFGLQNNAVNIALSLPLALAGVAETLLGLRVVFLGLAAVAIAAGVLTQSVGGSDPATVSQTIK from the coding sequence ATGATCGCTTCTGATCAAGCGGGCGATCGCCCCCAGCCGCTCACCACTGCTGAGCGGCACAGTCCCAATAGCTATCGAGGCCAGGTCGGACAGTGGGAATCCTCTACACCCGATGATCCGTCACCCCTCCAGAACACGGCGAAAAATGGCAAGTTGCCGGAGAATGGCCAGTCTTCTCAAAATGGCAAGGCGGCGGATACCCCTGATTTTGCCCTGCCTGAACCCTCGGCTGCGTCTCTGCTGGAAACCAGCCCAGAACCCAGCGGACACCAAGCCGACGAACCTGCCAAACCGGGCGCTGTCACTATCCACGCGGGAAAATCTATAGGAGACGACTCTCAGGACTCCGACACGCCAGAATCGGAGCGCGGCTTTTTGCCCGTGCTGCGAAACCGCAACTTTTTGGCGCTGTGGAGTGGGCAGGTGTTTTCCCAGCTTGCCGACAAGGTCTACCTGGTGCTAATGATCATGCTCATCACCAGCCGCTTTCAGTCTGCGGGGCAAACGGTGAGCGGCTGGGTGTCGTCGGTGATGGTGGCGTTCACCATTCCGGCGGTGCTGTTTGGCTCGGTAGCTGGCGTGTTTGTCGATCATTGGTCTAAAAAAGCCGTGCTGGTGGCGACGAACCTGCTGCGGGGCGGACTGGTGCTAGTATTGCCGCCGCTGCTGTGGATTTCTCAGGGCTGGTCGCCACTGGCGGGCATTCCGGTTGGCTTTTTGGCGCTGCTGAGCGTGACGTTTCTGGTGTCCACGCTGACGCAATTTTTCGCCCCGGCAGAGCAGGCGGCGATTCCCATGCTGGTAGAGCGCAAGCATCTGCTGTCTGCCAATTCGCTCTATACGACCACCATGATGGCATCGGTGATCGTTGGGTTTGCCGTGGGGGAACCGCTGCTGGCGCTGGCCGATGGGGCGATCGCCCACGTTGCGTCCCAGTTTGGGCTAACCCTGAACATCGGCAAGGAACTCATTGTTGGTCTAAGCTACGCCCTGGCAGGCCTGCTGCTGCTGCTGATCCAGCCGCACGAAACCATTGACCAGTCCAAAGACGACCTGCCCCCCGTCTGGGAAAACATCCGCGACGGGCTGCGCTATCTGAAACAGCAACGGCGAGTGCGGGCGGCGCTGATCCAGCTCATTGTGCTGTTCTCTATTTTTGCGGCGCTGGCAGTGCTGGCGGTGCGGCTGGCGGAGGTGATGCCCGCCATCAAGTCATCGCAGTTTGGCTTCTTGCTGGCGGCGGGTGGGGTCGGCATGGCGCTGGGCGCAGTGACTCTGGGGCATTCGGGCATGCGCCTGCGGAGACATCGCCTCAGCCTCTACGGGGCGCTGGGCATGGGTGCAGCCCTGGCGGCGCTGTCCTTCTTTACGCAGCAGTTGGTGCCGACGCTGCTGCTGCTGGTGCTGTTTGGCGCTTGCGCGGCGATCGTGGCGATTCCGCTGCAAACGGTGATTCAAGAAGAAACGCCAGAAGAGATGCGGGGCAAGGTGTTTGGGCTGCAAAATAACGCGGTGAACATTGCCCTCAGTCTGCCGCTGGCGCTGGCGGGCGTGGCAGAAACGCTACTAGGGCTGCGAGTAGTGTTTCTGGGGCTGGCCGCAGTGGCGATCGCCGCAGGTGTCCTCACCCAATCCGTCGGCGGCTCCGATCCTGCCACCGTATCGCAAACGATTAAATGA
- a CDS encoding glycosyltransferase family 4 protein → MHIAWLGKKSPFCGNVTYGREVTNALLERGHQVSFLHFAQEEFPPESQAEPPEEIQEELQEVSIPCLYKSQIYTIPSPKSSKVLTQALQRLKPDLVHASLTLSPLDFVLPEICEELNLPLVSTFHPPFDRKRRNLTSGTQHLMYQLYAPFLAHYHRVIIFSEIQRELLVRLGVPDNRLAVIPNGVDVEKYSPGPSNIKAELDARRLFVYQGRIATEKNVEALLKAWKQSEMPPGSKLAIVGNGPLAPTLRPFYGEDLGIVWLGFVANEQRRIEILRGADVFILPSLVEGLSLSLLEAMACGVACMATDAGADGEVLEAGAGIVLSTQRVLSQLQTLLPLFGDHPEMTLLLGQKARQRVLDRYTLSRNISRLEDLYRQVLAQHRTQLISSPPSIQRNWYSH, encoded by the coding sequence ATGCATATTGCTTGGCTTGGCAAAAAATCTCCTTTCTGTGGCAATGTCACCTACGGGCGCGAAGTCACAAACGCGCTCCTAGAGAGGGGGCATCAGGTTAGCTTTCTCCACTTTGCCCAGGAGGAATTCCCTCCAGAATCTCAGGCAGAGCCTCCGGAGGAAATCCAGGAAGAACTTCAAGAAGTCTCCATTCCCTGTCTCTACAAGTCACAGATCTACACCATTCCCTCGCCCAAGTCGAGCAAAGTGCTGACCCAGGCGCTCCAGCGGCTCAAACCCGACCTAGTTCATGCGTCTCTGACGCTCTCGCCGCTGGATTTTGTGCTGCCAGAAATTTGCGAAGAGCTAAACCTACCGCTAGTCTCCACATTTCACCCACCCTTTGACCGCAAGCGTCGCAACCTGACATCGGGCACCCAGCACTTGATGTATCAGCTCTACGCGCCATTTCTGGCCCACTACCACCGGGTCATCATCTTCTCTGAAATTCAGCGCGAATTGCTGGTGCGGCTGGGAGTTCCGGATAACCGTTTGGCGGTGATTCCCAACGGCGTAGACGTGGAGAAATATTCACCCGGCCCATCGAACATCAAAGCAGAATTGGATGCCCGTCGCCTGTTTGTTTACCAGGGGCGCATCGCAACCGAAAAGAATGTAGAAGCGCTGCTCAAGGCATGGAAACAGTCGGAAATGCCCCCCGGCAGTAAGTTGGCGATCGTGGGCAATGGGCCGCTTGCGCCGACGCTGCGCCCGTTTTATGGCGAAGATCTGGGCATCGTGTGGCTGGGCTTTGTTGCCAATGAGCAGCGGCGTATTGAAATCCTGCGGGGAGCCGATGTGTTCATTCTGCCTTCTCTAGTGGAAGGTCTGTCGCTGTCGCTGCTGGAGGCCATGGCCTGCGGGGTCGCCTGCATGGCAACGGATGCCGGGGCCGATGGCGAAGTGCTGGAGGCAGGCGCGGGCATCGTCCTCAGCACTCAGCGCGTGCTGTCTCAGTTGCAAACGCTGCTGCCGCTGTTTGGCGATCATCCCGAAATGACGTTGCTGCTGGGGCAAAAGGCCCGCCAGCGCGTGCTAGATCGCTATACCCTCAGCCGTAACATCAGCCGACTCGAAGATCTGTATCGACAGGTGCTAGCCCAGCATCGAACTCAGCTGATCTCGTCGCCCCCGTCGATTCAGCGAAACTGGTACAGCCACTAG
- the secE gene encoding preprotein translocase subunit SecE — MAEKSGFNISEFLKGTKEELDKVVWPSRQQLVSESLAVILMVTLSATIIYLFDNFFIWAAGKVF; from the coding sequence ATCGCCGAAAAATCAGGGTTTAACATTTCTGAGTTCCTCAAAGGAACCAAAGAAGAATTGGATAAGGTCGTCTGGCCGAGCCGCCAGCAGTTGGTCAGTGAATCGCTTGCCGTCATCCTGATGGTGACCCTCTCCGCTACGATCATTTATCTATTTGATAATTTCTTCATCTGGGCTGCCGGAAAGGTGTTCTAA
- the nusG gene encoding transcription termination/antitermination protein NusG has translation MLASDESDNLLSVEEEAANTEHYEDESSPRGTPRWYAVQVASGCENRVKMNLEQRIETLDVADRILQIEIPQTPILKPQKGNKPKEAAEKVFPGYVLIRMVMDDEAWQVVKNTPNVINFVGAEQKRRYGRGRGHVKPMPLGHSEVERIFKRAQEQKPVVKIDMAAGDKIVVLSGPFKDFEGEVIEVSPERSKLKALLSIFGRDTPVELEFNQVQKQS, from the coding sequence ATGCTTGCATCGGATGAGTCAGACAATCTGCTGTCTGTTGAGGAAGAAGCCGCCAATACCGAGCATTACGAAGATGAGTCGTCGCCCCGTGGAACGCCCCGTTGGTATGCCGTCCAGGTTGCCTCAGGCTGCGAAAACCGGGTCAAGATGAACTTGGAGCAGCGAATCGAGACGCTCGATGTAGCCGATCGCATTCTCCAAATTGAGATTCCCCAAACGCCAATCCTAAAGCCGCAAAAGGGCAACAAACCCAAAGAGGCAGCAGAAAAAGTGTTTCCGGGATATGTCCTGATCCGCATGGTGATGGATGACGAAGCATGGCAGGTCGTGAAAAACACGCCCAACGTCATTAACTTCGTTGGCGCAGAGCAGAAGCGCCGCTATGGACGGGGGCGCGGGCATGTTAAGCCAATGCCGCTCGGTCATTCGGAGGTAGAGAGAATCTTCAAGCGTGCCCAAGAGCAAAAGCCAGTCGTCAAAATTGATATGGCGGCTGGGGACAAGATCGTGGTCTTGTCGGGGCCGTTTAAGGATTTTGAAGGTGAGGTGATTGAGGTCAGCCCAGAGCGCAGCAAGCTCAAGGCACTGCTCTCAATCTTCGGGCGAGATACCCCGGTCGAGTTGGAATTTAACCAGGTTCAAAAGCAGAGTTAG